In Fusarium falciforme chromosome 9, complete sequence, the following are encoded in one genomic region:
- a CDS encoding MFS domain-containing protein, with the protein MSPENKNSNPDPNAFPTRQLLVLAICRFSEPIAFNSILAYTFVMVKDLGISDKDASFYAGLLVSAYAVAEALTSMGWGLLSDHIGRKPVVLLGLVGVGISSLIFGLAKQYWVALLARFIGGALNGNVSVMQTMVAEMVKLPEHEPKAYAVQPFVWTLGGIIGSAMGGFLAQPAIFYPSLFPTDGLFGRYPYLLPNLVSVAVVAIAVIQGLFFLEETNVKPSKEINSSDQHDQNEQSTAVADDDVEPNEETTLLRRPLRRTSVPRRAVSTSVSRSRPQFAESSLPLPVEHDFIDLRRSSFGTVHSIRLPEELRPPSTEPPAYEGKTFNFTVMMLILALLIFSYHQMAAGSLLATYLLDEPEVPSGRFDWRGGLGYTVHDVGTYLAVNGALGLLIQAVIFPLFVERVGVWHSFLWMIVLYPLTYTFMPFLSALHEPLVSGGIYLSLFMQSFCGMIAMPVTLILLKDATPSPQVLGRVNGLAMSGACLARTIAPPLAGVIYSVAGSVIAWASCIGVALLGVLQLLWVPRSRIRRDEVIVDNGLTKHLTNDSRSGAAGGHDGTDRA; encoded by the exons ATGTCGCCAGAAAACAAGAATTCAAACCCGGATCCAAATGCATTTCCTACGAGACAGCTTCTAGTTCTTG CAATATGCCGTTTCTCAGAGCCCATCGCCTTCAACTCGATCCTGGCGTACACATTCGTCATGGTGAAAGATCTAGGCATATCTGACAAGGATGCCTCTTTCTACGCAGGACTTCTAGTATCCGCTTATGCCGTCGCCGAGGCGTTGACGTCGATGGGTTGGGGACTCTTGTCGGACCACATTGGCCGCAAGCCAGTCGTGCTGCTTGGCCTTGTAGGCGTCGGCATTTCGAGTCTCATTTTTGGCCTAGCTAAGCAGTATTGGGTTGCGCTATTGGCACGATTCATTGGCGGGGCGCTGAATGGCAACGTCTCGGTTATGCAGACCATGGTAGCCGAGATGGTTAAGCTGCCAGAGCATGAAC CAAAAGCATATGCAGTGCAGCCCTTCGTATGGACTTTAGGCGGCATCATCGGCTCTGCCATGGGAGGATTCCTGGCACAGCCTGCGATATTCTACCCGTCACTTTTCCCTACCGACGGGTTGTTCGGCCGTTACCCGTATCTGCTACCCAACCTCGTTTCTGTTGCGGTCGTTGCTATTGCTGTGATCCAGGGTCTCTTTTTCCTAGAAGAGACCAATGTCAAGCCTAGCAAGGAGATCAACAGCAGTGATCAGCACGACCAAAACGAGCAATCTACCGCCGTGGCTGACGACGATGTCGAGCCAAATGAGGAAACCACCCTTCTTCGTCGACCTTTGAGGCGTACTAGCGTTCCTCGCAGAGCTGTCTCAACTTCAGTCAGTCGCTCTCGGCCGCAATTCGCGGAGTCAAGTCTCCCACTCCCCGTCGAGCATGACTTTATCGACTTGCGTCGCTCCTCCTTCGGCACTGTTCACTCCATTAGGCTACCCGAGGAGCTGCGTCCTCCTTCCACCGAGCCACCAGCCTATGAGGGAAAAACGTTCAACTTTACCGTTATGATGCTCATCCTGGCTCTATTGATATTCTCATATCACCAGATGGCCGCTGGTAGCCTGCTCGCCACATATCTCCTGGATGAGCCGGAAGTACCCTCAGGCAGGTTCGACTGGCGTGGTGGGCTCGGCTACACGGTGCATGATGTTGGCACATACCTCGCTGTTAATGGTGCTTTGGGCTTGCTTATCCAGGCTGTCATTTTCCCTCTGTTTGTCGAACGAGTTGGTGTCTGGCATTCGTTCCTCTGGATGATTGTGCTATACCCCCTGACATACACTTTTATGCCCTTCCTGTCAGCCCTCCATGAACCGTTGGTCTCGGGAGGTATCTATCTTTCGCTGTTCATGCAGAGTTTCTGTGGTATGATAGCGATGCCTGTTACTCTCATTCTGCTCAAGGATGCTACCCCTTCTCCTCAGGTGCTGGGCAGAGTCAACGGCCTCGCCATGTCTGGTGCATGCTTGGCGCGAACGATAGCTCCACCCCTCGCTGGAGTTATATACAGTGTCGCGGGCTCGGTCATAGCTTGGGCCAGCTGTATAGGAGTGGCCCTGTTGGGTGTGCTACAGCTCCTATGGGTTCCAAGAAGCCGTATCCGCAGGGATGAAGTCATTGTGGACAATGGTCTCACGAAGCATCTTACCAATGATTCTCGTTCCGGTGCGGCTGGAGGTCATGACGGTACCGATAGGGCTTGA